A stretch of Lathyrus oleraceus cultivar Zhongwan6 chromosome 6, CAAS_Psat_ZW6_1.0, whole genome shotgun sequence DNA encodes these proteins:
- the LOC127092811 gene encoding putative F-box protein At3g16210: MMDSAAVSNGDPMDKGNKSSDSKVSRNYINDDLAFYVLSKLGIKSLKRFGCVRKSWSILFDNSHFMTMFRNHFISHHGSDYDHTFLVIKHLELPVTPDYRYHDEVHFLENRLKLKLPPPFEEDDGDLSIVGRTSVNGIFCIGQGDVRKKKARYVLWNPATEEFVVIPPSPEESLSENPNMEVSHDFHGFGYDQVGNDFKVLQYVSFERFDRRSRQLRLCEIYSLKTNSWRIADMDFSQWFFDNAFNAKEVYMDGACHWLVFCGNTESCLVSFDLSDEVFFTTPIHGILNYYKHLVVLNGSIAIISNRDDDCFIYDISILGQLCVKESWIKLLSFSVIPSIDGSLCPIGIGKMGYVFFRKEDDELVRIDVNTQRIEEIGVKGDQSCCKIGIYKKSFFRLEDIRN, translated from the coding sequence ATGATGGATTCCGCCGCCGTCTCCAACGGTGATCCGATGGATAAAGGAAACAAATCCTCCGATTCAAAGGTTAGTAGAAACTATATTAACGATGATCTTGCCTTTTATGTTCTTTCAAAACTTGGCATTAAATCATTGAAGCGCTTTGGATGCGTACGCAAATCATGGTCCATTTTATTTGATAACTCTCATTTCATGACCATGTTCCGCAACCATTTCATTTCGCATCACGGTTCTGATTACGATCATACATTTCTCGTGATAAAACATCTTGAATTGCCTGTCACACCTGATTATCGTTACCACGATGAAGTGCATTTTCTCGAGAACAGACTCAAATTAAAGTTACCACCTCCATTTGAAGAGGATGACGGTGATCTTAGTATTGTCGGCCGCACAAGTGTTAACGGCATTTTTTGTATCGGGCAAGGAGACGTAAGGAAGAAAAAAGCCCGGTATGTATTGTGGAATCCGGCTACGGAAGAATTTGTCGTCATTCCTCCTAGTCCAGAGGAGTCTCTATCAGAAAACCCTAACATGGAAGTGTCTCATGACTTTCATGGATTTGGTTATGATCAAGTTGGAAATGACTTTAAGGTCCTTCAGTATGTATCGTTTGAACGCTTTGACCGTCGTTCTCGGCAACTAAGACTGTGTGAGATATATAGTTTAAAAACTAACTCTTGGAGGATAGCGGACATGGATTTCTCTCAATGGTTTTTTGATAATGCATTTAATGCTAAGGAAGTGTACATGGATGGTGCATGTCATTGGTTGGTTTTTTGTGGTAATACCGAATCATGCCTAGTGTCATTTGACCTTAGTGATGAAGTGTTTTTTACAACACCCATTCATGGAATATTAAATTATTATAAACACTTGGTTGTTTTAAATGGATCCATTGCTATAATCTCAAATCGGGATGACGATTGTTTTATTTATGATATATCAATTCTGGGTCAACTTTGTGTGAAGGAATCATGGATCAAACTATTAAGTTTTAGTGTCATACCTTCTATTGACGGGTCCCTATGCCCAATTGGAATTGGGAAGATGGGATATGTTTTTTTTAGAAAAGAAGACGATGAATTAGTCCGGATTGATGTGAACACCCAAAGAATTGAAGAGATTGGTGTTAAAGGAGATCAATCTTGTTGCAAGATAGGAATTTACAAGAAAAGTTTTTTTCGATTGGAGGATATAAGGAACTAG
- the LOC127097251 gene encoding signal peptide peptidase-like 5 produces the protein MPWFSCSSPFPAVAFLILSFFAAVNAVDNNASCNHETQLIKVKNWIDGKEADMVNGMTAKFGSSLPEDAAQSLRTPLVSSVPADCCSLSTSKVSGSVAVCVRGNCDYATKATIAQSGGATAVLMINDQLVEINCPSDTTEKIDISIPVVEVTQTLAENLKNSLTSGKKVEVLLYAPVRPVIDFSVGCLWLMSVGTVICASLWADFTATDKADEHYNDFSPKESSTAKKGAGDSEDEIVNIDARGAVVFVITASTFLVLLFFFMSSWFIWILIVLFCIGGIEGMHNCIVSLTLKNHPNYGKKTVKLPLFGVVSIFSLVVLLFCMAFAVIWAITRRESFSWFGQDVLGICLMITVLQLARLPNIKVATVLLCCAFVYDIFWVFISPVIFQKSVMITVARGDKAGGEAIPMLLRFPRPSDPWGGYDMIGFGDILFPGLLVSFTRRFDKNNNKGVFDGYFLWLVVGYGFGLIFTYLGLYLMNGHGQPALLYLVPCTLGVAVVLGCIRGELEAIWNYEEDSCSSKEPSDV, from the exons ATGCCGTGGTTTTCGTGTTCTTCCCCCTTCCCGGCGGTAGCTTTTCTCATTCTATCATTCTTTGCAGCAGTGAATGCCGTTGACAACAATGCCTCATGCAATCACGAAACGCAATTG ATTAAAGTGAAGAATTGGATTGATGGCAAAGAAGCTGACATGGTTAATGGCATGACCGCGAAATTTGGCTCTTCGTTGCCTGAAGATGCTGCTCAATCTCTCAGAACTCCTCTTGTTTCTTCTGTTCCCGCTGATTGTTGTTCCCTTTCAACTTCAAAG GTATCTGGATCAGTTGCTGTTTGTGTCCGCGGCAATTGTGATTACGCAACTAAAGCTACGATTGCACAATCAGGGGGCGCTACGGCCGTGTTGATGATAAATGACC AGCTCGTTGAGATCAACTGCCCCAGTGATACTACGGAAAAGATAGACATTTCAATCCCAGTAGTGGAAGTAACACAGACATTGGCGGAAAATCTCAAGAATTCTTTGACGTCGGGAAAGAAAG TGGAAGTTCTACTATATGCTCCAGTTCGTCCAGTTATAGATTTCTCCGTTGGATGTTTGTGGTTGATGTCTGTCGGAACAGTTATATGCGCCTCATTATGGGCAGACTTCACTGCTACTGATAAGGCTGATGAACACTATAATGATTTTTCTCCTAAG GAATCTTCCACTGCTAAAAAAGGGGCTGGTGATTCTGAAGATGAAATTGTTAACATAGATGCAAGGGGGGCTgtcgtctttgtcattacggcTTCTACGTTTCTTGTGCTACTGTTCTTCTTCATGTCATCTTGGTTTATCTGGATTCTGATTGTACTTTTTTGTATTGGTGGTATTGAG GGGATGCATAATTGTATTGTAAGCCTCACTTTAAA AAATCATCCGAATTATGGAAAGAAGACTGTGAAATTACCTTTGTTTGGGGTGGTATCTATTTTCTCATTAGTAGTGCTACTATTTTGTATGGCATTTGCGGTAATATGGGCTATTACTCGACGAGAATCATTTTCATGGTTTGGCCAAGATGTTCTT GGTATCTGTTTAATGATAACAGTATTGCAATTGGCTCGCTTGCCTAATATCAAG GTTGCTACTGTACTACTTTGTTGTGCATTTGTATATGACATTTTTTGGGTATTCATATCCCCAGTGATATTCCAGAAGAGTGTTATGATTACC GTTGCCCGTGGTGACAAGGCAGGCGGTGAAGCAATTCCTATGCTTTTGAGATTTCCCCGTCCTTCTGATCCTTGGGGTGGCTATGATATGATTGGATTTGGAGATATTCTGTTTCCTGGTTTGCTTGTTTCCTTTACTCGTAG ATTCGACAAAAATAATAACAAGGGGGTATTTGATGGATATTTTCTTTGGTTGGTAGTTGGCTATGGCTTTG GTCTGATCTTCACATATTTGGGGTTATATTTGATGAACGGTCATGGACAACCTGCACTCCTCTACCTCGTTCCATGTACACTAG GAGTCGCTGTGGTATTGGGATGTATAAGAGGTGAGCTCGAGGCTATTTGGAATTATGAAGAAGACTCGTGTTCATCTAAAGAACCTTCTGACGTTTGA